A single genomic interval of Streptococcus suis harbors:
- a CDS encoding ATP-binding cassette domain-containing protein: protein MANTLLNVTAVSKTYGKQKVLDNISFDINCGEICGLVGENGAGKTTLIRILAGLISSNSGEISGLESQAVSCIVESPALYPHLSAGDNLRVQMIGLGIGADKDKVKNLLRMVGLEGVDSKKKVKDFSLGMKQRLAIALAICDWPKLLILDEPINGLDPVGIKEIREILLLLKNEYRMTILVSSHILSELDLVVDKYIIMSKGKVLQIIQKDALQNLLQTKRVLRVDKECEALDVLLFEGIEAVVTDEGIELSEIGKSTSWIIDCLRKKGIQIEEIIKFQPSFESYYLSLITREEVPHVP, encoded by the coding sequence ATGGCAAATACATTATTAAATGTTACAGCAGTATCCAAAACTTACGGAAAGCAAAAAGTTTTAGATAATATTAGTTTTGATATTAACTGTGGAGAGATTTGTGGTCTAGTGGGAGAAAATGGTGCTGGCAAGACTACTTTAATTCGAATTCTTGCAGGATTGATTTCGAGTAATTCTGGAGAAATAAGCGGTTTAGAGAGTCAAGCTGTTTCTTGTATTGTAGAGTCACCTGCTTTGTATCCTCATTTATCTGCAGGTGACAATCTTCGTGTTCAAATGATAGGTTTAGGAATCGGAGCGGATAAAGACAAAGTCAAAAATCTATTACGTATGGTTGGACTTGAGGGTGTAGATTCTAAGAAAAAAGTGAAAGATTTTTCTCTTGGAATGAAGCAACGTTTGGCAATAGCCTTGGCTATCTGTGATTGGCCCAAACTACTTATATTAGATGAGCCAATAAATGGTCTGGACCCTGTAGGAATTAAGGAAATTCGTGAGATTCTTCTGCTTTTGAAAAATGAGTATCGTATGACTATTCTGGTTTCAAGTCATATCTTGTCTGAATTAGACTTGGTAGTTGATAAGTATATTATCATGAGCAAAGGAAAAGTGTTGCAAATAATCCAAAAAGATGCCTTGCAAAACCTACTCCAAACCAAACGGGTCCTTAGAGTGGATAAGGAGTGTGAAGCACTTGATGTGTTGCTTTTCGAGGGAATTGAGGCGGTAGTGACCGATGAAGGAATAGAGCTTTCAGAAATTGGGAAATCAACCAGCTGGATTATTGATTGCTTACGGAAAAAAGGTATTCAAATTGAGGAAATCATTAAATTTCAACCGAGTTTTGAATCCTATTATCTATCTTTGATTACAAGAGAGGAGGTTCCTCATGTTCCATAA
- a CDS encoding helix-turn-helix domain-containing protein — MNSISGSRFKQRRKELGLTQSALAKDICEQSLISRIENTNLSPSSEILFLLSNRLGVTMNYFFEEFVQESRHSIGKIRTIFSQQLLLRNYEIVEQLYVKEVESRHLLNEEDKAYLDYIFILVRFYLYNERDFAIKEFDRLNAIIAPHYYFYLDFLNSYTIFLGEVGEDDKYMELVSNVKSEVSKLDLSINADFQAYIKIGYNYARFLLKRKQTNVALDEVTELINQLNAYNSSFLLPDLLCLLGNISKGLLREDEVLDLYEQALVLYKLQGNTKLYLSLKNFLVTMGKEIY; from the coding sequence ATGAATAGTATAAGTGGTAGTCGTTTTAAGCAACGAAGAAAAGAACTTGGACTGACTCAGAGTGCCTTAGCTAAGGATATTTGTGAGCAGAGTTTGATTAGTAGAATTGAAAATACCAACCTTTCTCCCTCATCGGAAATTCTTTTCCTATTGTCTAATAGGCTGGGTGTGACCATGAATTATTTTTTTGAGGAATTTGTTCAAGAAAGTAGACATAGTATAGGAAAAATACGAACTATTTTCTCCCAACAATTGCTTCTCAGAAATTATGAAATTGTAGAGCAATTGTATGTGAAAGAGGTGGAAAGCAGGCACTTATTGAATGAGGAAGATAAGGCTTATTTAGATTATATTTTTATCTTGGTTCGATTTTACTTATACAATGAAAGGGATTTTGCGATAAAAGAGTTTGATAGACTAAATGCTATTATCGCTCCTCATTACTATTTTTATTTAGATTTTTTGAACAGTTACACTATTTTTCTAGGTGAAGTTGGTGAAGATGACAAATATATGGAGTTGGTCAGCAATGTAAAATCAGAGGTGAGTAAGCTTGATTTATCAATCAATGCTGACTTTCAAGCCTATATAAAGATTGGTTACAATTATGCTAGATTTCTTCTAAAACGAAAACAGACGAACGTAGCTTTAGATGAAGTGACAGAGCTGATCAACCAATTGAATGCCTACAACAGTAGTTTTTTATTGCCAGATTTACTATGTTTGTTGGGGAATATCAGCAAAGGCTTATTGAGAGAAGATGAAGTTTTAGATCTGTATGAGCAGGCACTAGTTTTATACAAGTTACAAGGAAATACAAAGTTATATTTGTCATTGAAGAATTTTTTAGTAACAATGGGTAAGGAAATATATTGA
- a CDS encoding FtsX-like permease family protein has translation MKKKIYWKDMRQSLLSSKGRFLSIFSLMMLGALALTGLKVTAPNMEKTAQAYIASHRTMDLAVISGLGLSQADLDELETIEGATLEAGYFKDVVTNEGQTAIRLFSAPKTLSTYKLVAGEMPSQKGQIALSASLKNRYKLDDTFQVTEPDKDGTILTQTTFKVVGFVASAEIWDNETMGMAASGDGQLGGYGLVSQDTFKSEVYTIARIRYDDLVDLLYYSQAYQDRLDQHQEDLEKLLANNDEQRLATIQSDGQTDISKGEEEIAQAQSQLDQAEADLAKGQEQVASGRSEFARGRAKLVQSEMELRTVLAQLLQTKFQLDESKKELDNQKDKLDQNKSFLDVSHEGLLETAQRLESAKQQLDSQNAQLSQTASEISTGRANWYQNQQNLNQLIANHLQEGQTLSDYPDLLARQEALDAEKARLDQLEADYEQANQAYLQGYDYYQTQQNEYNSNLAQYQTWNQEYQAGLARYQAGLSQYEQGIAAYNKGVEDYEWGLSQLESSNQLLRQEELRLEEADKELSQAQSQFSEKKATADQEISQAQTEIAQAKSDLSKLEKAPYQVYTRSSLPGGDGYTTYSNATRSIAAVGNVFPVVLYLVAALVTFTTMARFVDEERTQSGLLKALGYTNRQIMAKFILYGLAAGLVGTIVGIIAGNLLLSPLISNIITQTTVIGPAKLHFYPLWTGLALLLSLASSVLPAYLVARRELTEKPAQLLLPKPPVTGSSIWLEKWPAIWSRLSFTHKVTARNIFRYKLRMLMTIFGVAGTVALLFGGLGIRSSISGVVQRQFGELIHYDMLVVENSRATEEELDKLTHFLQSNQVRQSLPVAFEQLSQTVETSGQRKNISIGLYISDRQDLGNLVSLENSSGKAIQLSGRGIVLTEKLAQIYGVSVGDKLSLTLEDKEVSVRVEAVADMYAGHFIYMTDSYYEQVTSKQKTANAYLVQLKDSQLGHIQTLASQLLAMPAVRSLVQNTSLIDMLTTIAGSLQTIMTILVILSILLGLVILYNLTIINMSERIRELSTIKVLGFHNKEVTMYIYRETIALSLIGMLVGLVGGIYPHKLLLAMIGSDSIRFNPSVGLEVYLIPILAISGILAALGWYVNHHLRKVDMLEALKSVD, from the coding sequence ATGAAAAAGAAAATCTACTGGAAGGATATGAGGCAATCTCTGCTTTCTTCCAAGGGGCGTTTTTTGTCCATATTTAGCCTGATGATGCTAGGAGCTCTAGCTTTGACAGGTCTGAAAGTAACAGCTCCAAATATGGAAAAGACGGCCCAAGCCTATATAGCCAGTCATCGAACGATGGATTTGGCAGTAATTTCAGGTCTGGGACTTAGTCAAGCTGACCTTGACGAATTAGAAACGATAGAAGGTGCTACTCTTGAAGCGGGCTACTTTAAAGATGTGGTTACTAATGAAGGACAGACTGCAATTCGGTTGTTTTCAGCACCCAAGACCCTATCGACCTATAAGCTAGTAGCAGGGGAAATGCCCAGCCAAAAGGGGCAAATAGCCCTATCAGCTTCTTTAAAAAATCGTTACAAATTGGACGATACATTTCAAGTAACCGAGCCTGACAAGGATGGCACCATCCTGACCCAAACCACCTTTAAAGTTGTGGGCTTTGTCGCATCAGCAGAAATTTGGGACAATGAAACCATGGGCATGGCTGCAAGTGGTGATGGGCAGTTAGGTGGCTATGGCCTTGTTAGTCAGGATACCTTCAAATCAGAAGTTTACACTATTGCCCGTATTCGCTATGATGATTTGGTTGATTTACTATATTACAGTCAGGCCTATCAAGACAGGTTGGACCAGCACCAAGAAGACTTAGAAAAGTTATTGGCTAACAATGATGAACAACGATTAGCAACTATTCAGTCAGATGGACAGACAGATATTTCAAAAGGGGAAGAGGAAATTGCTCAGGCTCAATCCCAACTTGACCAAGCAGAGGCAGATTTGGCGAAAGGTCAGGAACAAGTCGCAAGTGGTCGCAGTGAGTTTGCGCGTGGTAGAGCCAAACTAGTTCAATCGGAAATGGAATTGCGAACCGTCCTTGCTCAATTGTTGCAAACCAAGTTTCAATTGGATGAAAGTAAAAAAGAGTTGGACAACCAGAAGGATAAACTAGACCAAAACAAATCTTTTTTGGATGTAAGTCACGAGGGACTACTTGAAACTGCTCAACGCTTGGAAAGTGCCAAACAGCAACTGGATTCCCAAAATGCCCAACTGAGTCAAACTGCATCGGAAATTTCAACTGGTCGTGCTAACTGGTACCAAAACCAACAAAATTTGAACCAGCTGATTGCCAATCACTTGCAAGAAGGTCAAACCCTCTCAGACTATCCTGACTTGTTGGCTAGACAGGAAGCCTTGGACGCAGAAAAAGCTCGCTTAGATCAACTTGAAGCTGACTATGAGCAGGCCAACCAAGCCTATTTACAAGGTTATGATTACTATCAAACCCAACAAAATGAATACAATAGCAATCTAGCCCAGTACCAAACTTGGAATCAAGAATATCAGGCAGGTTTGGCCCGTTATCAAGCAGGTTTAAGTCAGTATGAACAAGGCATTGCAGCCTACAATAAAGGAGTAGAAGACTATGAATGGGGACTGAGTCAGTTAGAGTCTTCAAATCAACTGCTCCGTCAGGAAGAACTCCGTTTGGAGGAGGCTGATAAAGAGTTAAGTCAAGCTCAATCCCAATTTTCTGAGAAGAAAGCCACGGCCGATCAAGAAATTAGCCAAGCTCAAACTGAGATTGCTCAGGCTAAATCCGACTTAAGTAAGCTGGAAAAAGCGCCCTATCAGGTCTATACTCGATCAAGCCTACCAGGTGGGGATGGCTATACTACCTACAGCAATGCGACTAGGTCTATTGCTGCAGTGGGCAATGTCTTCCCAGTTGTTCTCTACCTTGTCGCAGCTCTAGTGACTTTTACCACCATGGCCCGTTTTGTCGATGAAGAGCGAACACAGTCAGGTCTCCTCAAGGCCCTTGGCTATACGAATAGACAGATTATGGCTAAGTTCATTCTCTATGGTTTGGCGGCAGGTCTGGTAGGAACAATAGTCGGTATAATAGCAGGCAATCTCCTCCTGTCTCCACTTATTTCTAACATTATTACGCAGACAACCGTGATTGGACCAGCTAAACTTCATTTTTATCCCCTTTGGACAGGTTTAGCCTTGCTCCTGTCTTTGGCTTCCTCGGTCCTGCCAGCTTACTTGGTGGCTCGTCGGGAGCTGACAGAAAAACCTGCTCAGCTACTTTTACCTAAGCCACCGGTTACAGGCTCCAGCATTTGGCTAGAAAAATGGCCAGCTATCTGGTCTCGCCTGAGCTTCACCCACAAGGTGACAGCCCGCAATATCTTCCGCTACAAGCTTCGTATGCTTATGACCATCTTTGGAGTAGCAGGGACCGTCGCCCTTCTTTTTGGAGGACTGGGTATCCGTTCCTCTATTTCAGGAGTTGTCCAACGACAGTTTGGGGAGCTGATCCATTATGATATGTTGGTGGTGGAAAATAGCAGAGCTACTGAGGAAGAGTTGGATAAGTTAACACATTTTCTTCAGTCAAATCAGGTTCGCCAATCCTTGCCAGTGGCTTTTGAACAGCTCAGTCAAACAGTGGAAACTAGTGGCCAGAGAAAAAATATTTCCATTGGACTGTATATTTCAGACCGTCAGGACTTGGGAAATCTAGTCAGTCTTGAAAATTCTTCTGGTAAAGCTATCCAGCTGAGTGGCAGGGGGATTGTTCTCACAGAAAAATTGGCGCAAATCTACGGGGTCTCTGTTGGTGATAAGCTATCACTGACCTTGGAAGATAAGGAAGTTTCAGTCAGGGTAGAGGCTGTGGCTGATATGTATGCAGGGCATTTTATCTATATGACAGATAGCTACTACGAACAAGTGACCAGCAAGCAGAAGACTGCCAATGCCTATTTGGTTCAGTTGAAAGACAGTCAGTTGGGGCATATTCAGACTCTTGCAAGTCAACTCCTAGCGATGCCAGCAGTCAGAAGTTTGGTTCAAAATACTTCTCTTATAGACATGCTTACCACGATTGCGGGCTCGCTTCAGACCATCATGACCATTCTAGTCATTCTATCCATCTTGCTTGGCTTGGTTATTCTTTACAACCTTACAATTATCAATATGTCCGAACGGATTCGTGAATTATCCACCATCAAGGTACTGGGCTTCCACAATAAAGAGGTGACCATGTACATCTATCGTGAAACCATTGCCCTTTCGCTGATCGGTATGTTGGTTGGACTGGTTGGCGGTATTTATCCCCATAAGCTCCTTCTTGCCATGATTGGTTCGGACAGTATCCGCTTTAATCCATCTGTCGGACTAGAGGTCTATCTCATTCCTATCTTAGCCATTAGTGGAATTTTGGCCGCTCTTGGTTGGTACGTCAATCACCATCTGAGAAAGGTGGATATGCTGGAGGCCTTGAAGTCAGTTGATTAG
- a CDS encoding ABC transporter ATP-binding protein translates to MRLSIHNLCKSYGKKNILDQLNLELVEPGIWALIGPNGAGKTTLLDCIANLQSFDSGEISINGKKHVDPTIYRSLAYLQDNRVLYPELTGLEHLRLVQTIQDLPKERIEEVIQEIGIRDYVNIPVKNYSLGMKQHLLLAIGIMNKPQVMLLDEPLNGLDPTSYIQTRKLLQKLAKNGSTIIVSSHQLNEVDQLTDQLLFLKQGKIIEWKLEQVGRQYAIQTSDNQTVYQKLGQVKGLTLANDSIQVDTSVHSLHFYLDQLMACQVEILDISVQEHQSEEIYKELFE, encoded by the coding sequence ATGCGATTATCCATACACAATTTGTGCAAATCCTACGGGAAAAAGAACATACTAGACCAGCTAAACCTAGAACTGGTGGAACCTGGAATTTGGGCCTTGATTGGACCAAATGGAGCTGGAAAGACAACCCTCCTAGACTGCATTGCCAACCTGCAATCCTTTGATTCAGGAGAGATTTCTATAAATGGCAAAAAGCACGTTGATCCAACTATCTATCGAAGCTTGGCCTACCTTCAGGACAACCGGGTCCTCTACCCTGAATTGACTGGGCTAGAGCATTTGCGATTGGTCCAAACTATCCAAGATTTACCAAAAGAGCGGATTGAGGAAGTCATCCAAGAAATCGGTATCCGTGATTATGTGAATATCCCTGTCAAAAATTATTCCCTGGGAATGAAGCAACATCTCCTGCTGGCTATCGGTATAATGAACAAGCCCCAGGTCATGCTCTTGGATGAACCCTTGAACGGCTTGGACCCGACCAGCTACATTCAAACCCGAAAATTGCTCCAGAAACTAGCCAAAAATGGTTCAACCATTATCGTGTCTTCCCACCAATTAAACGAAGTAGACCAACTAACCGACCAACTGCTCTTTCTTAAACAGGGAAAAATCATTGAGTGGAAACTGGAACAGGTTGGGCGACAATATGCCATTCAGACTAGTGACAATCAGACAGTGTATCAGAAACTTGGGCAAGTGAAGGGACTGACTTTGGCCAATGATAGCATTCAGGTAGACACGAGTGTTCACAGTCTGCATTTCTATCTAGACCAGCTCATGGCTTGTCAGGTAGAAATTTTGGATATTAGCGTTCAGGAGCACCAGTCCGAAGAAATCTATAAAGAACTATTTGAATAG
- the polA gene encoding DNA polymerase I — protein sequence MKKNKLLLIDGSSVAFRAFFALYNQIDRFKNANGLHTNAIYGFNLMLDHMMKRIEPTHILVAFDAGKTTFRTEMYADYKAGRAKTPDEFREQFPFIRQMLDAMGVKHYELDQYEADDIIGTLDKMAERTDIPFDVTIVSGDKDLIQLTDENTVVEISKKGVAEFEEFTPAYLMEKMGITPTQFIDLKALMGDKSDNIPGVTKIGEKTGLKLLTEFGSLDGIYENIDSMKASKMKENLIADKEKAFLSRTLATIDTNAPIEIGLDDIVYQGPKLEELGQFYDDMGFKQLRAQLGTTSSQEEAVLDFQIVTEISPAMLKQDQFFYFEILGENYHREDLVGLAWGDKDKIYVGGPELLDSPVLRDFLENQTIKTYDFKRGKVLLDRKEITLPPATFDSRLAKYLLSTVEDNSLTTIANLYGQTSLVPDEAVYGKGAKLDLPEREIFFPHLARKVQVLIETEEPMLTKLEENQQLDLLFDMELPLANVLAKMEIAGIKVEAETLKAMQSENEVLIDQLTKEIYELAGQEFNINSPKQLGTILFEEMGLPLEYTKKTKTGYSTAVDVLERLAPIAPVVSKILEYRQITKLQSTYVVGLQDAILEDGKIHTRYVQDLTQTGRLSSTDPNLQNIPVRLEQGRLIRKAFIPSLEDSVLLASDYSQIELRVLAHISQDQHLIEAFQQGADIHTSTAMRVFGIEKAEDVTPNDRRNAKAVNFGVVYGISDFGLSNNLGITRKEAKAYIDTYFERFPGIKNYMETIVREARDKGYVETIYKRRRELPDINSRNFNVRNFAERTAINSPIQGSAADILKVAMINLDKALTEAGLATRMLLQVHDEIVLEAPVAELETVKAMVKETMESAISLSVPLIADENEGPTWYEAK from the coding sequence ATGAAAAAAAATAAATTACTACTCATCGATGGTTCTTCCGTAGCCTTCCGTGCCTTCTTTGCACTTTATAACCAAATTGACCGCTTCAAGAATGCCAACGGTCTGCATACCAATGCCATATACGGCTTCAATCTCATGTTGGACCACATGATGAAGCGGATTGAGCCGACCCACATTCTTGTGGCTTTTGATGCTGGAAAGACCACTTTCCGTACGGAGATGTATGCAGACTATAAGGCAGGTCGTGCCAAGACTCCAGACGAATTCCGTGAGCAGTTTCCTTTTATCCGTCAGATGTTGGATGCCATGGGAGTCAAGCATTACGAACTGGATCAGTATGAGGCAGATGACATTATCGGTACCTTGGACAAAATGGCAGAGCGGACAGACATCCCTTTCGATGTGACCATTGTTAGCGGTGATAAGGATTTGATCCAGCTGACTGATGAGAACACCGTAGTCGAAATTTCCAAGAAAGGCGTAGCCGAATTCGAAGAATTTACCCCAGCCTACCTCATGGAAAAAATGGGGATTACCCCCACTCAGTTTATTGACCTCAAGGCTTTGATGGGAGATAAGTCCGATAACATTCCTGGCGTGACCAAAATCGGTGAAAAAACAGGTCTAAAACTCCTGACAGAATTTGGTTCTTTGGATGGAATCTACGAAAACATCGACAGCATGAAGGCTTCAAAGATGAAGGAAAACTTGATTGCTGATAAGGAGAAGGCCTTCCTATCTCGTACACTTGCTACCATTGACACCAATGCTCCAATCGAAATTGGTCTGGATGACATTGTTTATCAAGGTCCAAAGCTAGAAGAACTAGGACAATTCTACGATGATATGGGCTTCAAGCAATTAAGGGCTCAGTTAGGTACGACCAGCTCGCAAGAGGAAGCGGTACTCGATTTCCAAATCGTAACGGAAATCAGCCCCGCTATGCTCAAACAAGACCAGTTTTTCTATTTTGAAATCTTGGGTGAAAATTATCACCGAGAGGATTTGGTTGGTTTAGCTTGGGGAGATAAGGATAAAATCTATGTCGGAGGGCCTGAGCTACTTGATAGTCCAGTCTTGCGTGACTTTTTAGAAAACCAAACCATAAAAACCTATGACTTTAAGCGTGGAAAAGTTCTTCTCGACCGAAAAGAGATTACGCTACCTCCAGCTACTTTCGATAGCCGTCTAGCCAAATACTTGCTTTCCACCGTTGAGGACAATTCCCTAACAACCATTGCCAATCTCTATGGTCAGACTAGTCTTGTTCCAGATGAGGCAGTTTATGGCAAGGGTGCTAAGTTAGACTTGCCAGAACGCGAGATCTTTTTCCCACACTTGGCACGTAAGGTTCAGGTTTTGATTGAGACAGAAGAGCCGATGTTGACCAAATTAGAAGAAAATCAGCAATTAGATCTTTTGTTTGACATGGAGTTGCCACTGGCAAATGTTTTAGCTAAGATGGAAATTGCTGGTATTAAAGTGGAAGCTGAGACTCTCAAAGCTATGCAATCTGAAAACGAAGTTTTGATTGACCAGTTGACCAAGGAAATCTATGAACTAGCTGGTCAGGAATTTAATATCAATTCGCCTAAGCAGCTTGGGACCATTCTCTTTGAAGAGATGGGACTACCATTGGAATATACCAAGAAAACCAAGACAGGCTATTCAACAGCAGTAGATGTCTTAGAACGATTAGCGCCAATTGCACCAGTTGTTTCAAAAATCTTGGAATACCGTCAGATTACCAAGCTTCAATCAACCTATGTAGTCGGCTTGCAGGATGCCATTTTAGAAGATGGTAAGATCCATACCCGCTATGTACAGGATTTGACACAAACAGGTCGTCTATCTTCGACGGACCCTAACTTGCAAAATATCCCTGTTCGTCTGGAACAAGGTCGCTTGATTCGCAAGGCCTTTATCCCATCGCTTGAGGATAGTGTCCTCTTGGCATCGGATTATTCCCAGATTGAATTGCGGGTCTTGGCCCACATTTCCCAGGACCAGCACTTAATCGAGGCCTTCCAGCAAGGTGCAGATATTCACACTTCGACAGCTATGCGGGTCTTCGGTATCGAAAAAGCTGAGGATGTGACACCAAATGACCGTCGGAATGCCAAGGCTGTAAACTTCGGTGTCGTCTATGGCATTTCAGATTTTGGTCTATCCAATAACTTGGGGATTACACGTAAGGAAGCTAAAGCCTATATCGATACCTATTTTGAACGCTTCCCAGGAATTAAGAATTACATGGAAACCATTGTTCGTGAGGCACGTGATAAGGGTTATGTAGAGACTATTTACAAACGCCGTCGTGAATTACCAGATATAAACTCTCGCAATTTCAATGTCCGTAATTTTGCGGAACGAACAGCCATCAACTCACCAATTCAAGGTTCGGCTGCAGATATTCTCAAAGTAGCCATGATTAATCTTGACAAGGCTTTGACTGAAGCAGGTCTTGCGACACGTATGTTATTGCAAGTACACGATGAGATTGTTTTGGAAGCCCCAGTGGCAGAGCTAGAAACGGTAAAAGCCATGGTAAAAGAGACCATGGAATCGGCGATTAGCCTGTCTGTACCATTGATTGCGGATGAAAATGAGGGACCGACATGGTATGAAGCTAAGTAA
- a CDS encoding CoA-binding protein gives MSYSFQNPSQDIIFDYLKNAKTIAVVGLSSREETAAYRVSKLMQEAGYKIIPVNPKAAGGTILGELVYGSLAEIDQPIDIVDVFRRSEFLPEVAQEFIQSNAKVFWAQLGLESQEAEKLLRQAGRNDIVMNKCIKIEYLEMKEQY, from the coding sequence ATGTCTTATTCCTTCCAAAATCCTAGTCAGGACATTATCTTTGACTATCTGAAAAATGCTAAGACCATTGCAGTGGTCGGTTTGTCTAGTCGAGAAGAGACAGCAGCCTACCGCGTTTCCAAGCTCATGCAGGAAGCGGGCTATAAAATTATTCCAGTTAATCCCAAGGCTGCTGGTGGGACTATTTTAGGCGAGTTGGTCTATGGTAGTCTAGCAGAGATTGACCAACCTATTGATATTGTAGATGTTTTCCGCAGAAGTGAATTTTTACCAGAGGTAGCACAGGAATTTATCCAGTCGAACGCCAAAGTTTTCTGGGCTCAACTTGGTTTAGAAAGTCAAGAAGCAGAAAAACTATTGCGTCAGGCAGGTCGTAACGATATTGTCATGAATAAATGTATCAAGATTGAATATCTTGAAATGAAAGAACAATACTAA
- a CDS encoding ABC transporter ATP-binding protein — MSYIQVKNSSKYYQMGDATIVANDSVSFEIEQGELVIILGSSGAGKSTLLNILGGMDSNDEGEVWIDGVDIAKLSSHELTNYRRDDVGFVFQFYNLVANLTAKENVELAAEIVKDSLDAEEVLEQVGLGHRINNFPAQLSGGEQQRVAIARAVAKKPKILLCDEPTGALDYQTGKQVLQILQDMSRTQGATVIIVTHNSSLAPIADRVIRMRDARVHSVELNAEPQDIASLEY, encoded by the coding sequence ATGTCCTATATCCAAGTAAAGAATTCTTCGAAATATTATCAGATGGGGGATGCGACCATTGTGGCAAATGACAGCGTGTCCTTTGAGATTGAGCAGGGTGAGTTGGTCATCATTCTTGGCTCATCTGGTGCGGGCAAATCCACTCTGCTCAATATCTTAGGTGGCATGGATAGCAACGATGAGGGGGAGGTTTGGATTGACGGTGTGGATATTGCCAAGCTTTCCAGTCATGAACTGACCAATTATCGTAGAGATGATGTAGGTTTTGTCTTTCAATTTTATAACTTGGTTGCCAATCTGACCGCCAAGGAAAATGTGGAATTAGCTGCAGAAATCGTCAAGGATTCCTTGGATGCCGAGGAAGTCTTGGAACAGGTCGGACTCGGTCACCGAATCAATAATTTCCCTGCTCAGCTTTCAGGTGGTGAGCAGCAACGTGTGGCCATTGCCCGTGCTGTTGCCAAAAAGCCTAAAATTTTGCTTTGCGATGAACCGACAGGCGCTCTGGACTACCAAACAGGTAAGCAGGTCTTACAAATCCTACAAGATATGTCCCGCACACAAGGGGCGACGGTGATCATCGTTACCCACAATAGTTCCCTAGCCCCTATTGCAGACAGGGTCATTCGAATGCGGGATGCCCGTGTGCATTCGGTCGAGCTGAACGCAGAACCGCAGGATATTGCTAGTCTAGAATATTAG
- the tnpB gene encoding IS66 family insertion sequence element accessory protein TnpB (TnpB, as the term is used for proteins encoded by IS66 family insertion elements, is considered an accessory protein, since TnpC, encoded by a neighboring gene, is a DDE family transposase.): MTIQLSDLGQVYLVCGKTDMRQGIDSLAYLIKSQFNLDPFSGQVYLFCGGRKDRFKALYWDGQGFWLLYKRFENGKLTWPNNEEEVKALTSEQVDWLMKGFSIIPKINVSKSRDFY, translated from the coding sequence ATGACCATCCAACTCAGTGATTTAGGTCAAGTTTACTTGGTCTGTGGAAAAACAGATATGCGTCAGGGAATTGATTCCCTGGCCTATCTTATCAAAAGTCAGTTCAACCTGGATCCCTTCTCCGGTCAGGTCTATCTCTTCTGCGGAGGTCGAAAAGACCGGTTCAAAGCTCTTTATTGGGATGGACAGGGATTTTGGTTATTGTATAAACGTTTTGAAAATGGGAAATTGACCTGGCCAAACAATGAAGAAGAGGTCAAGGCTCTAACTTCCGAGCAAGTCGACTGGCTCATGAAAGGATTTTCTATCATTCCAAAA